A window from Corynebacterium urealyticum DSM 7109 encodes these proteins:
- a CDS encoding histidine phosphatase family protein: MTGTIYLLRHGQADSAAAGRGQWQRGMEEQYDRLTRVGHRQARLVAAELQRRLKGGAALVSGPLRRQRDTLAPLAESLDIDPAVMEGWCEFNSDSVVMPYLDEHPEERDRLAEVYRQAADGGDGELLVEGHRLLGAVLDRALDRWVEAPEFQDFRREVLGAFAAVVDLAQGRDVVVATSGGPISVIVSSLFGSNFRHLIGRTYTASLTVLRVLPERSGANADGWVGGARQLEVAPFDGAGRGVDGLTPVRLVSYNEHSHLFDGAERLLHLR, translated from the coding sequence ATGACAGGAACGATCTACCTGCTCCGGCATGGCCAGGCGGATTCTGCTGCTGCAGGGCGGGGGCAATGGCAGCGGGGAATGGAGGAGCAATACGATCGCCTCACCCGCGTTGGGCATCGGCAAGCGCGGCTCGTGGCTGCGGAGCTGCAGCGAAGGCTCAAAGGGGGTGCAGCTCTTGTATCGGGACCCTTGCGTCGCCAGCGCGACACCTTGGCTCCGCTCGCCGAGTCGCTCGACATTGATCCAGCCGTCATGGAGGGGTGGTGCGAGTTCAACTCCGATTCTGTCGTGATGCCCTATCTTGACGAGCATCCGGAAGAGCGTGACCGCTTGGCGGAGGTTTATCGGCAGGCGGCAGACGGCGGGGATGGGGAGCTGCTCGTCGAGGGGCATCGCCTGCTAGGGGCTGTGTTGGATCGGGCGCTGGATCGTTGGGTGGAGGCTCCGGAGTTTCAAGATTTCCGCAGGGAGGTGCTCGGTGCGTTCGCGGCTGTAGTAGATCTTGCTCAAGGGAGGGATGTGGTCGTGGCGACGAGCGGTGGCCCGATTAGTGTGATTGTGTCTTCGCTCTTTGGTTCCAATTTCCGTCACCTAATTGGGCGTACCTACACCGCGTCTTTGACTGTGCTTAGGGTTCTCCCAGAGAGGTCGGGAGCTAATGCTGATGGGTGGGTTGGAGGTGCTCGCCAGCTGGAGGTGGCGCCGTTCGATGGAGCGGGCCGAGGCGTGGATGGGCTTACTCCGGTGCGTCTCGTGAGCTACAACGAGCACTCGCACCTTTTCGACGGAGCGGAGCGCTTGCTTCACTTGCGATAG